DNA sequence from the Salvia splendens isolate huo1 chromosome 19, SspV2, whole genome shotgun sequence genome:
gttaatgtatttttattttaaaatgatgaTTCGtgcaaaaattaatattttagatACTCATTGAGGTTCAAATAATCTCATGATGTTTTATTGCATATACATTGAGAGTcatcataaattcaaaatacacatatacatatGTGCTTCTACAAGAATTTTGTTTCATAAAATGAGTGCAAttacattttataattttggacatgaatataattttataaggagcgaaattttcattttatattttcgggaataaataatttgattgtGAATCGAATAACTAATGCATTGTTTTAACTGTGTTCTTAATTTTTAtgatataaatgaaattttacATATATATGCGTAATTTTTCACGATACTATCAAAGAAATGCATATACTCCTATGTCTAGTCTTTCACAAGGCCCCACAATTCTTGTGGTTCACATAATTAGTTGGTCTAACTCATAAATATTTGCAACCCCACCGACATACAAGAATTTCTATTCACTGTTTCTCTGCTCTGGACAtacattaaatttattaattataataatatcagTCGATTTATTTAATGCTTGCACGTGATTAGATAAATTTATGTGCTTGtatgaatataaataaacatTGTTCTATATTAGtctctaataaaaaaaaatttactacgACAGATGCATGCATCGAAGAAAATAATACATCCTTCCACCCACCGACCTAAGTAAAAGCCCTAGTAAAAAAGAGTGTCAATCCCCCAAAAAATAAGAGACCTAGTTCatctatttttttgtaattttattagtCACACTTTATTCACTCCAAATTAATAAATGTAACAAATCACAACATGTACACAGAGAAAAGCATTTAAAAAggattatattatatataccaTATAAATAAATTGAGCCCTAATTTAAAGGCAAGTAATTTCCTTATACACTAAAGAAACAATTTAACTTTCTATAAaacattattttcattattattattattcaagtTGATAGGCCGGCCGAGAACGCCACACCGGTGGAGGGCAGCCACGACGACCCGTAAATGAACTGCGCCACGGTGAACTTGTTCGCCTCCTCCACGGCCGTGATCACCCGATACCCCGGCCAGGTCACGCGCTGGCCAATCGCGCCACCGGGGCCGTAGCTCATGTACTCCCCATAATACAACGTGTCCAGTGCAAACGTGGCATTCCACTCCAACCACCCTCTCGGGTGGATGTGGTCCCCCAAGTAGGACTGCAGCAACACCGTCCGCGAGTACAGCTTCCACGGCCGTCCTAGGTACGTCGGGTAGGCGCCCTTCGCGGCCGCCAAGTCGGGCTCCGCCACGATCCGGCATGCGTGGATCGAGATGCCCGTGTTTTGGTTGGGGTCCTTGCGGTTTTGGGCCGTGATGGTGTTTTTCTGGAAAGGCATCGGCTTCCGCGCGTGGATGCTGCAGTTCTGGAACACGACGGCCGCGTTGCCGAAGATGAAGTCCACGGTGCCGTAGATGTCGCACTCTCGGTAGAATTGGCGCTGCGAGTGGGCGTAGAGTGTGTCTTGGTAGCCAATGACGTTGCACCGGTAGATGACGGCGTGGTCCGCCCCGACTCGGAGGGCCACGGCCTGGTGCTTGCTTGGCCCGGCCCAGTTCTCAAATGTTATGTCTCTTGCAATGAAACCGGCACCGGTTGCCgctacattaaaaaaatataaccaCTTCAATTTACCTAATATCTTGTTTATTCGTTAAACAAACATTATACCAACAAATTATACTTAGTAACTTTGGATAAAATTCCATTTCAACTTTGGAATGCTTTTTTTGGCCACCAATATCCATTTATGGTTTGCATGTGAAAAGCTTTAAACAAGGACATACCCATGACCCACAAATATTGTGAGGACCTTCTTTACTCAAGCGTCACTAAAAGGCTTATAAcaatttattactattacttactttatatttatataagtgACGAGAAAGTGGTGCAATAGGGGGGATAAGATCACAAAAAATACTATACATAATCTAAAAGGAACGTGACAAGTGAGCAACTATATATACTAGTACAAAATGTATTGACCATTCCCAAATCCCAACCCCACctgtattttctttttcttttgatgAATCACAAATgaatctctctttctctcacttATGTAACAATGATCAAAGATTATGGCTAGTTCATTTGATACCTAACTAAAGTAAATCATTTGGCACTAAACACTTGATTAGTGAAATAATCTTGACAACTTATAGTAGTGTTATTTATAAGATGATCAAACTCTCCCCACAGCTTCACTTAATACTTAAAAGAAGAACAAAGTACTCCATATAACAATTGAAGGATAGTTCTCAAACTCTAacatagtagtaattaattaatttcttttaattctctATTTCTCCTATTAACAGTATTACTACATTGGAAGACCAATTTGCGCACTATTTATAAAAAGTAGCCTATCACCATCTCCAACCTCCATGAAGAAAGTAATTATTGTTGTACAGCCATGAAAGCTCCAATTGAAAGGGACATACACGAAGACATAGTTGCACATGAAAGTCCAAAAAAAATCCTAGCTAAGATTCaataaattaatacattcaTTAGAATTCTAGGaccaaattttttttgtcagTATCCTATGTTGGAAAAAGAGCAAGCTGGTGTATTGTCCTAACAAGACAGCAACTCTAAGCAGACAGTCCATTTTATGCACATTATGCATGTCCAAGAATATTGCCATTCACTAAATTCAAGTAATGTAGGCATAGTTTTTCTTATTTCAATATTATCAGTATATTTCATGTGCATATACATTGATCATTGATGTGTATACTTGTGACAATGTTTTGTTGACACTAGTCAAACTAGAAGATAAGTCACCCTTGCGAGATCGATAGAGGAATTTAATTGCTTATAAGATTAATCTAGAACTAGTTTTATACTCTATTAATCCCAAATAAGTGTCCCAACCAATCAATATTTCTATATCAAAAAATTGGATAATTCTAATAATTTTATCCCTAATTTACTCTAGAAACCAAGTTATTCTTATCTCTTGGCTCACTTCAACAATGACAAGATTACATTTTGTGTCACAATTATTCATCCCACTCTCAGTATGACTAATTTTTATACATCACCTTGCTTCTCAATTATGCATCACCTAGTCACCTTATATATAAACCGCTGTCTTAGAATAGATTAAAGAACTAAGTTGGAAAATAATCTAAGAAAACTTCAAGGGCAGATTAGTCAATTGAGATTTAACTTGTTTGACGAGGTTTGGACAAgaatctaaaattaaaaaggtaTGCATCATAGCCACGTGCATTTTGAAGTAATAATAACCACTAAAATTGAAGATTTAAAAGGAAAACAGGAAAACAGAAAAACAGAGAGTGAAAAGGTAAATTAGTgacaaaaaaaagtttaaaaagcACAAAAAAAAGATAGAGCAAAAGAAATTTACCAAATGTCGCGGTGTGAAATGTCGTCATGTTATCTTGGATGCTCTTCCCACCTGAAATGACCGTCTTGCCCTTTCCGTCGCCGATAAACATTAAGTTCGTCTTTTTCCTCCCTACCTTTAATATAGGCTCCTCGTACCTAAAAACATAATGAATGACATAATTCATTTAGGTAAACTATAttagtgaaataaaatattcgACCACTTGTAATTTCAGGTGTCACGTGAGAAATAACTACCAAAATCGTtataaatttattctttccCATGGTCAACTTAATCCGACATCCTAATCACTAGAAATCAAGGAACAAAACAACTAGGGATATAAGCGTCATTTCAAGTGTCGATACGTAAAAGGAAATTATAAAGGCAACTGATTACTATCTCGAGCGGCACGTGAACTTACTTTCCTGCCCTCACGTAGATAATAAATCGCCGGTTACTGTGCTCCGGCGCCTTTTTGATCGCCTCCGCGATCGTCTTGCACGTGCCGTTGCCGTCGTGCGAAACGACTGCGTCGGCGTTGATCGCCGCCGGCGGAAGGTCAAGCAGCTTCCTGTCCCGCCGCGACAGCCACGCCGGGAAATGCCTGTGCGGTTTCGCGTTTCCGAGGAGCCGCCGCCGCTTGTTCTGAATCGGAATGCCGGAGAAATCCTCGTCGCCGGCGTCGGCGGAGTATATCGCGAGGCAATTGCTCACGAGCTCCGACAGATCCTTCAGCCGATCCGTCATTTGATTCTTCACGTAGCCGCTCAGCTCGGAGAATCCGTCGGCGCAGGTGTCCTGGTTCGTCAGCGACGCGCTGAGCCACGTCAGCACGTCCTGCGTGGATCCTCCGCCGCCGGGGGCGACGGTGGTGAGCGATCGCGAGAGGAGGTTCACGGAATCGTCGAGAAGCTCGAGGCAGTCGTCGTATGCTGATCTGTTCGGAAGATAATCAATCAAAAAATTGGCGGGAATATCGGAGCTCAAAATTAGGTTAATCAATTTAGTACCAAATTGAAACGCATTGGAGCGTTTACCTGACGCGGGGATCCATTTTGAGGTTGCTGATCTCGGCGGCGGAGTAGAGCGCGCGGCCGAATTTGCGGAGCGTCATGTTGACGGAGATGTGGACGAGGTCCTTGCcggaggcggtggcggcgcCGGGGAAGTCGAGGAGCGAGTGGACGCAGAGATTCGGGTAGCGAGTGTTGCCGCAGGCTTGGGAGACGGCCTTGGAGGGGCGGCGCGGGGAGGCGGCGCCGGAATCGTAGTCTCTGCTGCGAACGACGTCGATAACGAGGGCGGCGGAGACGGCGGAAGCGGCTATGAGCGCGGCGGCGAGGGCGAGGGCGAGGAGGAGGTTGAGGCTGGATTTTTTAGGGGCGCGGGTAGGGTCGGGGGTTAGGCTGCGGGATGAGGAGCCGGCGCTGGTAGGCTCGGGTGCTCCGAGCCTGCCGTATTCCATTTGGAGAGGGGAATGTGAGGAAGTGAGTTAGAGAGGAGTGAAGGAGTTGGTGGTTTATTAAGATTGAGGTTTGAGTAAGTGAAGgagggatatatatatatatatatatatgacccTGCATGCATATACTCCATTAGTATTGTCTATGTGTAAATAGAGATTGTGGATGAAATACAAAACTATCAAAGGAAATTAGCTGGATTCGACTTAGCTAGTGATTGAGGGTAATAGAGTTTGGTGTTTACTACTAGTAGACTGTTGGCCTATTGCGCACTTTATAGTCCATATTATCGTATGAGTTTTAACATACAATTGATTAAGATATAGAAAACCCTATAAAAAAGGTTGTAGTTAAAAACTGTTAATGATAATTGCTTGATGATGAAAACATAGTTCATTTAGTAGTACTCTCTCCGATCAAATTAAGTTGAGTTAAAACTTTTTGGCACAAAGATtaaaaattgtgttgaaaagtatgaaatatgaataaagtaaaaaagagtaaaatatgtgataaaataaagtaaaagtgattaaatgttttgttttttgtaaaaaaagaaaatgactctactTAGTTAAGACATTCCAAAAATGAATACGACTCAATTTAGCTGAGACGGAAggaataataatatatttcttctctTTCTAATAGGTGGAGTTAGAAATATCACTAAGTAAATGTGAAATGATTGGTTAATTCTCTTTAAAAATGACTATTTGAAATATATATAAGTTGAAAAATGACTTTTTCCcaatttaaaaaatgtgaagaaatatAAGTTTAAAAAACGTTAGTCAAATATAAgtcatataattatatattaatttttaatagcaTTTAAATGaaataagttaatggaattTGAAGTTTATTTATCGTTTAtcgtaaaaatgaaatgtgacttATATTGACGCACGTgtcaaaattgataaaatgagaCTTTTATTGGAATATAAGAATTTAATATTACATAAGAgctctaaattttaaattaaatattactgtattcaattatgttatttattttcttatttgaaaTATAATTAGAAAAGCAAGTAATCTAGAGCACATGCAGAGAATTAGATTTCAAATTATTACGTTGTTCTGATTTCTGATCAGCAAAACTGACAAAACGTGCAGATTAAAGCATTTTAATAcggtaattaattttaaaattttacaaataTATTTGTAATTACGACTTAGTGTCGGTTTTTCCTTTCGAGTTTGTAAGAAGATAAAGAACTTAGAAGCCAATTCATATTTTACTTCTTCTTTAACACATGCagtattttttacttttcagaAGAAATGTTGCTGGATTTTCTTTATGGAAAAAAGACGACTAATCTTTTGGCTTGTGTATAGCTTGTGATTAttggagaaaaagtaatttgTTTGGTTGCGGATTCTCGTAaagataaatataaaacatatttaagtactaactttttttttagcaaaaaattcAATATTTGAAATGTCCATATAGAATACTAGAATGAGCCGTAGCGTAGGGATATATATGGTGCAACGAGTTTATTCAaagataattatataaatttctaGATATTAAATTTGTAAAGTTACCATTTTCCTAAACTATTGCATAATTTAATTCATCAAATTAAATAGTAATATTTATGCATCAGTTTATAATACGTACAAACTCGTAGAGAAAAAGATCTAATTACGTACCTATAATTTATGATGTCCTTGTTTAGTCCCTGAATAAGTGttttttatagtaaaataaaacttaattaCGACCCAAATCCCTCATATATTATgcaaattgtgggatttttaatACGTGATGTTAAGTATAATCTTTTACTCTTAACAATATATTATATGTACAATGCTTGTGATGCTGACAGTCTTAATTAATTGCTttctaatttcattaatttggtAACATGAGAACCCAACATATGTTATTAAATTGAACCCCACCCTAGCcaaaacgaaaaaaaataaatgtcaTTAAAAGGGGATACATTTCATGTGTATTAATTAAATGAGCTATATATCCAAACAATGACCTTCTCCTAAATATAGAGGCTTAGGGATCAAATTTTATTGTTTCCGTTCctcaaaaagaaaaaggaagataAAACAGAGGACTCTATTATAATACTATTTCAAAGCAATAAATACTAAATATCCGTAATTAAGGTTGTTAACCATTCATCAAGATAGTACACTATTGATCCCTTAAACAAGATAATACACTGTTACCCaactaataattttattttgttaataaaTTTGTCACAGTCCcactaattttattattaaaaaatattattctatAATATATTACGATTAATACTATAACAAATTATATACGTTAATATTCAAAATAATCGTTTTCAACAAAATATTCCAAAAATATGCTagagtatatatttatacataaattttagaaatttaaacttttaatagtataaaataaaatattactatataatataatatttatatggAGAGTTGGGGACACAGCACAAAATAGTTGTTTCACTTTTCTCACAAATGGGTCCGACACTTAAATgatttttggtgaattatttGGTGTCGGTTGATTTATAGTTACTATTTGGTAGGGTCTCTTCAAATTTTGTACCTACTATCCATTTACTTCGCCGAATGTTCTTgtttgtaaatttaatttactttatttttttaaaaaaaattcaaccaaCGTTATTGTTtaaggaagcatttttcatagTGTTTGACATGTtgataattaaatatgtaatcTATGTTTTGAGAATAGTAATCTGTGTATTTATTTGTGCATTCCGTGGAGAGGGAAACTTATAAAAGCAATTGAGATAGAGATTTGTAGTTTATTGATAAAAATCCATCTTGACCCTAAAACTATTTTATAGCTTAACCATTGaaccataaaattaaaaaaaacataaaactatttcattattattattattattattatagtagtaAGATCTgtccctccgttgccaactgtgTTCCCTTGCtgcaaattattattattattaagcaAGGTTGTCTATGTTGTATATTACTGTGGGGCCTAAAGTTGGAAatgatgaaataaatatgctATAAAAGAGtctgaataataataataataataataataataataataattattattattattattattattattattattattaatattaagtaACGTTGTCTATGTTGTATGTTACTGTGGGGCCTAAAGTTggaaataatgaaataaatatgctaTAAACGCGTCTGAatattcattattattattattattgctaTTATAATTAGTAATTACTACTATTGTTTTTGttgtaaaataattattgcaATGCATTATCTGATCCACTTTCGTGTGGGTTTGGATAAACTGACATTTCCAGCTCGAAAACGACATTAAGTCAACAAGACTATGGATTTTTCTTATGAAAATCGAAATAACGTTTTGATGTCTACAGAACTTTTGAAACTTTGGAGGGTACAAAAGGTAAAGACAAATAGTTTGACAAAATATTTTATAGatataaaaaatctaaaaatatattcaaaagaaaaaaatagaattcgTTCGATGCTTATTTCAGGACAGAAAAATTAAAGAAACTCACAAAAATGAGTATTCTTCATGGGATTAAATTAAAGGGAAAATGGTGAATGTGCAAGCACcattgtgtttatttaaataGCCTCCTAATACGTTTTGGaagattaattaaaattacaacttaatctagtaaattaaaatattataatcatcttagtactactacttaagataaaaaaaattatacttgaGATATCAAAGTACAACAATAACTTAAAGCCAAGAAACAAAATCCATATctcctaattaattaataaaacttgATTATCTCTAAAACAGAAAATTAAGATAGATTGGGCTAAAACAGTTCAATTAGGCCCAATAAGGTTTAGTAGTATAGTTTCATAAAATGAGCTTAATATTTGTAGTCCAATGTACAACAATAATTTCAGGCCCACTTAAACAGATACAATacgaaaaataattgaaaaattaggaAGTACTATGTTAGAATTTTAGTCAAATATTCATTAAAAAGGTtcaaaaatataacaaaaactccattatggagtatattttatttcattttcaaattggGAGACAAAGCAATAGAAAATGAATCTGAACTGCAAAAACGgcgtatttttattttattttcctagCTTCCTCTTAATTAGCAATATGTTTGATTTTGACTAACTTATTTATTGTTATACATACAAAAATTCGTATATCCCTCCAGTCCCCTAAAAATATAGAGATTTTGGAGATGACACATTTTTCAATGTGAAATGGATAGATagtaaaacccgtgtcattttgtactccctctgtcccactttaggagtactggtttatcatttttggtgTCCTATTTTAAGAGTTTCGGTTGGAATATTCTATAAGTGGTATTAGGTCctacattctactaatttttttccactcacattttattataaatctaatataaaaaataggactcacattccattatcttttttcaccaacgttcctttacatttattaaaattcgtgccgaaTTCAACTGAGATTCCTAAcgtgggaaggagggagtagtaaataaaaaatctaaaaaccGAAGTTGACTACTTTTATGAGAGATAGCCAAATAGAAGTAAATAGGATGACTCAAATTAAAGTACCTTAATATTTGAaaacgaaatttaattttttctgagtattttattttcaaattgaaAAGTTTGGTTTATCATATGCAGACCCCACATTcccaaaatactactcctagaCTATAGTAACAATATTAGCAATAAAAGAAGGCACTAAAATTTCACAAACCCTTAGCCATATCCCGGAGCAGAAACTTCTGCACTTTTCCGGTGGCCGTCTTCGGCAGCTCCGCCTCAAACACCACCATCCTCGGCACCATAAACAGCGGCAACCTCTCCTTACAAAACTCCCTAATCTCCTTCTCCGACGTCCTCTCCGCCTCCTCCTTCAAGCTCACGAACGCGCACGGCGTCTCCCCCCAATACTTATCCGGCCGGGCCACCACCGCGGCCTCGCGCACGGCCGGGTGAGCGTAGAGCACGGCCTCCACCTCCACGCTGCTGATGTTCTCGCCGCCGCAGATGATGACGTCCTTTGACCGGTCCTTGACCTCCAAGTAGCCGTCCTCGTGCATCACGCCGACGTCTCCCGTCCAAAACCAACCGTTTTTCATGGATCGAGATGTTGCGTTTGTGTCGTTGAGGTATCCCGACATTAGAGTGGCGCCTCTTAGCACGATCTCCCCGGTGGTGGAGGCGTCGTGGGCCACGCTCTTGCCGGAGCGTGGGTCCACGACGTCGACTTCGGGGGAGAAGATGGATCCGACTCCTTGTCTTGCCTTGAGCCGAGCTCTCTCCGGCCCTTCAAGTAGATAGATCAAAAGATACTACTACTATCGAACGTAAAACTACTTTCTCTACCCGCGGTTAATACTTATCTTAgtttgaaatataaaaaaacataggTGAAATAAACTAATGAAATACTTCATAAGTCTTacctatatatattaattttataataaaatattagtgaatgaattaataaaatttgatacttgttactaaaaataatatagtagtaaaaaagaaatgtgaaaaGTATTCACAGACAGACCGAAGTAATATATAAACGAGACTTTACATTTTTCTGTTTTTGGTtagaaaagaaatgaaaacataTAGGATTACTTATTTTAGTGAAACCATGTTATTTTGAGTATCTGTTACTCCTTCCATCCTTctgtagttgagtcgtatttctttttaggTTGTCGCACTGTAGCTGCgtcattttttttttgacaaaaaatactttactctctcttgatctctctacctttttcctttctattttattcttcttttaccGAACTCATTTAAAccaaattttcttaaatcccgtggcgaaaagaaatgtctctactatagagggacggaggaagtatctaTTTGTACTCGATGAGACAAttgtgaaaaataataaaacttcataatttatagtttttaagaaaaatatagtGAAATGTgtatcatacttttatatatttactCTATATTATTAGTACAATATAAATGacatgagttagtgaaatataaggtttattatcaaaattagtaaaaacTTGAAAATGTCAATTAAGTGTAGATTGACGAAAAAGAAAAGTTATGCTTGTTGATGGAGCGTGTATTCTTTAAACCTATTAGGCAATTTAACCAAAATTTGTACTAGTAATTAAATGACTACTTATTTATACCTGGTAAATCGTCCCATTCTTGCTTCCACACGCACATCACCGCCGGCCCTCCGGTCTCTGTCAACCCGTACCCATGACTCACAACGAACCCCAACGACTCCGCCCTCGCAAGCACCGCCGCTGGCGGCGGCGCCCCCGCCGTCATGACATGGACCGGAGCCCTCAGCGCCTTCCTCCCCGCGTAGTTGCTCAACATGTTGAGCACCACGGGCGCCCCGCACATGTGCGTCACCCCGTGCTCCTCCAGCGCCCCGTACACGGCCTCCGCCTCCACGCGGCGGAGGCACACGTTGGCGCCGCCCACCGCCGCCATCCCCCACGCCATGTTCCACCCGTTGCAGTGGAACATCGGCAGCGTCCACAGGTGCACCGCCCCCTGCCGCGGCACGCCCCACTCCAACACCATGTTCACCGCCTGCAGCGCCGCGGCGCGGTGGCTGAGCACCACCCCCTTCGGCGCCGCCGCCGTCGTGCCGGAGGTGTAATTCAGCACTATTGGATCCCACTCGCTCAACGGCCGGACCCATTCGAAATCCACGTCACCGCTTTCAACCATCTTTTCGTAATTGATTTCAATCGGAATGCTTCCGTCGTCGTCTCTGATTAGGGCTAAAATTGGGGGGCGGTGATTAGGGGGAAG
Encoded proteins:
- the LOC121779695 gene encoding probable pectinesterase/pectinesterase inhibitor 34 produces the protein MEYGRLGAPEPTSAGSSSRSLTPDPTRAPKKSSLNLLLALALAAALIAASAVSAALVIDVVRSRDYDSGAASPRRPSKAVSQACGNTRYPNLCVHSLLDFPGAATASGKDLVHISVNMTLRKFGRALYSAAEISNLKMDPRVRSAYDDCLELLDDSVNLLSRSLTTVAPGGGGSTQDVLTWLSASLTNQDTCADGFSELSGYVKNQMTDRLKDLSELVSNCLAIYSADAGDEDFSGIPIQNKRRRLLGNAKPHRHFPAWLSRRDRKLLDLPPAAINADAVVSHDGNGTCKTIAEAIKKAPEHSNRRFIIYVRAGKYEEPILKVGRKKTNLMFIGDGKGKTVISGGKSIQDNMTTFHTATFAATGAGFIARDITFENWAGPSKHQAVALRVGADHAVIYRCNVIGYQDTLYAHSQRQFYRECDIYGTVDFIFGNAAVVFQNCSIHARKPMPFQKNTITAQNRKDPNQNTGISIHACRIVAEPDLAAAKGAYPTYLGRPWKLYSRTVLLQSYLGDHIHPRGWLEWNATFALDTLYYGEYMSYGPGGAIGQRVTWPGYRVITAVEEANKFTVAQFIYGSSWLPSTGVAFSAGLST
- the LOC121779694 gene encoding 2-methylpropanoate--CoA ligase CCL4-like, coding for MNITLKLTNSNFIPFSSSSSSSPFFHQSTPFHPWPPPPPPQSIPIRPPNHRTIHASTPLPHLSSNAQPSPPPNHLTPIHYLERAAAVYSGSPSIIYNGVTRNWSETLTRCLKLASSIAALGISRGDVVSVVAPNIPATYELHFAAPMAGAILNTINLRLDAKSISNLLRHSNSKLVFVDFQSASVVNDAVSLLPPNHRPPILALIRDDDGSIPIEINYEKMVESGDVDFEWVRPLSEWDPIVLNYTSGTTAAAPKGVVLSHRAAALQAVNMVLEWGVPRQGAVHLWTLPMFHCNGWNMAWGMAAVGGANVCLRRVEAEAVYGALEEHGVTHMCGAPVVLNMLSNYAGRKALRAPVHVMTAGAPPPAAVLARAESLGFVVSHGYGLTETGGPAVMCVWKQEWDDLPGPERARLKARQGVGSIFSPEVDVVDPRSGKSVAHDASTTGEIVLRGATLMSGYLNDTNATSRSMKNGWFWTGDVGVMHEDGYLEVKDRSKDVIICGGENISSVEVEAVLYAHPAVREAAVVARPDKYWGETPCAFVSLKEEAERTSEKEIREFCKERLPLFMVPRMVVFEAELPKTATGKVQKFLLRDMAKGL